Proteins encoded together in one Anopheles darlingi chromosome 3, idAnoDarlMG_H_01, whole genome shotgun sequence window:
- the LOC125956327 gene encoding solute carrier family 25 member 35-like gives MDFLLGGCAATCAGFFSNPFDVIKTRQQLHGELLSRTVVATGTGPASDGNGGQQTRNPYRSVFKSFRTILKSEGVLGLQKGLVSALAFQFTMNSVRLGIYQTAENYDWTRGDSKAGTVFYSILWGGFSGVIGSTIACPLYMIKTQIQARSHGKYAVGYQHRHTSTLDALTGIYRTQGVRGLWRGYNGIATRTAIGSSAQLGTFSTFKDFFVQFEFFRESVAFTAFAASMISGFFTCVFMSPFDVIATRLFNQGVDANGKGLLYRSVVDCFSKTLRAEGLYGLYKGFVPNYWRIAPHTILNLTFWDQFKAWRDLYFG, from the exons ATGGATTTCCTGCTCGGTGGTTGTGCCGCAACGTGTGCCGGTTTCTTCAGCAACCCGTTCGATGTGATCAAAACCCGCCAACAGCTCCACGGTGAGCTGTTGAGCAGGACGGTAGTAGCGACCGGTACGGGGCCGGCTAGCGATGGCAACGGTGGTCAACAGACCCGCAATCCGTACCGTTCCGTGTTCAAATCCTTCCGTACGATCCTCAAATCGGAAGGAGTACTGGGGCTACAAAAAGGACTGGTGTCCGCGCTCGCCTTCCAGTTCACGATGAACAGTGTACGGTTGGGGATCTACCAGACGGCCGAGAATTACGATTGGACGCGGGGCGACAGCAAAGCGGGCACCGTCTTCTACTCCATTCTTTGGGGTGGCTTCAGTGGAGTGATCGGTTCGACGATCGCCTGCCCACTGTACATGATCAAGACGCAGATACAGGCACGATCGCACGGCAAGTACGCCGTCGGTTATCAGCACCGGCACACGAGCACTCTGGACGCCCTGACGGGCATCTATCGGACGCAGGGTGTACGGGGACTGTGGCGAGGATACAATGGGATCGCCACACGGACCGCTATCGGTTCCTCGGCCCAGCTCGGTACCTTCTCCACGTTTAAGGACTTTTTCGTGCAGTTTGAGTTCTTCCGAGAGTCGGTAGCGTTTACGGCGTTTGCGGCCAGCATGATCAGTGGGTTCTTCACCTGCGTCTTCATGTCACCATTCGATGTGATAGCGACGCGTCTCTTCAACCAAG GTGTGGATGCGAACGGGAAAGGACTGCTGTATCGGAGCGTAGTGGACTGCTTTTCGAAGACACTGCGGGCCGAGGGTCTGTATGGATTGTATAAGGGCTTCGTACCGAACTACTggcgcatcgcaccgcacaccATCCTTAACCTGACGTTCTGGGATCAGTTTAAAGCCTGGCGAGATCTTTACTTTGGATGA
- the LOC125956328 gene encoding aldo-keto reductase family 1 member B1-like: MSVRATTVTLNNGFQMPVLGLGTYGLRGSNGVEAVKAAIDAGYRHIDTASAYENEAEVGQAIREKILDGTIKREDIFVTTKLWNTSHEPPQVLPAFEKSLANLQLDYIDLYLMHTPIGANASADGEDEILNEVDYVATWKAMEHLLKTGHVRSLGVSNFNSEQLTRVIEHGSTKPVVNQVECHVRLNQKKLIKFCKDRDIVITAYSPLYRPGRMLRPSEDPLEPKHPFDDTRVKEIAQRYGKSPAQVLLRYLIDIGTVPIPKSGNPERIRQNLNVFDFALTPEEVVTLDGLQTGERLVRFESDIAHRHYPFSAEF; encoded by the exons ATGTCGGTaagagcaacaacagtaacccTGAACAATGGATTCCAGATGCCAGTGCTGGGTCTAGGAACCTATGGT CTACGCGGAAGCAACGGCGTCGAGGCAGTTAAGGCGGCCATCGACGCCGGATACCGTCATATCGATACAGCGTCCGCGTACGAGAATGAGGCTGAAGTCGGTCAGGCGATTCGTGAGAAGATACTGGATGGGACGATTAAACGGGAGGACATCTTCGTGACCACCAAG CTTTGGAACACCTCTCACGAGCCTCCTCAGGTTCTGCCGGCGTTCGAAAAATCGTTGGCCAACCTGCAGCTGGATTACATCGATCTTTACCTAATGCATACACCGATTGGTGCCAACGCGAGTGCAGATGGTGAGGACGAGATTTTAAACGAAGTAGATTACGTGGCCACATGGAAAGCAATGGAGCATCTGCTGAAAACGGGCCACGTTCGTAGTCTCGGTGTGTCCAACTTTAACAGTGAACAACTAACACGAGTCATTGAGCACGGCTCGACCAAGCCGGTCGTTAACCAGGTCGAGTGCCATGTACGCCTGAACCAGAAGAAACTGATCAAGTTTTGTAAGGATCGGGACATTGTCATTACCGCGTACAGTCCACTGTATCGGCCGGGCCGTATGCTACGACCAAGTGAGGACCCCCTGGAACCCAAACACCCGTTCGACGATACGAGGGTAAAGGAGATCGCACAGCGGTACGGGAAATCACCGGCTCAGGTACTGCTACGCTACCTGATCGATATCGGAACGGTTCCGATCCCGAAATCGGGTAACCCGGAACGGATCCGGCAGAATTTGAACGTTTTCGATTTTGCCCTTACACCGGAAGAGGTTGTCACGCTGGACGGGTTGCAGACGGGTGAGCGGTTAGTGCGGTTCGAATCGGACATCGCGCATCGCCACTATCCGTTCAGTGCTGAGTTTTAA
- the LOC125956324 gene encoding aldo-keto reductase family 1 member B1-like yields the protein MACTVVPNAIFKNGNSIPMIGLGTWNSPPGQVAQAVKDAIDIGYRHIDCAHVYQNEHEVGEGIAAKIAEGVVKREDLFVTSKLWNTFHRPDLVEGACRTTLTNLKLDYLDLYLIHWPVGYKEGSELFPMGPDGKTFVFSDADYVDTWPEMEKLVDAGLVRNIGLSNFNTKQVQRVLDIARIAPVTNQIECHPYLHQSKITSFCGTNGLIVTAYSPLGSPARPWVKADDPVLMDDATVGQLAKKYGKTTAQILIRYQIQLGHVVIPKSVTKERIVSNFDVFSFQLNETDMQQLAALERNGRICPESSAYGHPHHPFEKEE from the exons atggCCTGTACCGTGGTTCCGAATGCAATTTTCAAGAACGGCAACAGTATTCCCATGATCGGTTTGGGTACCTGGAAT TCGCCACCGGGACAGGTCGCGCAGGCAGTGAAGGATGCGATCGACATCGGTTACCGGCACATCGATTGTGCCCACGTCTACCAGAACGAGCACGAAGTAGGCGAGGGTATCGCGGCAAAGATTGCTGAGGGTGTCGTGAAGCG GGAGGATCTGTTTGTGACGAGCAAACTATGGAACACGTTCCATCGGCCGGATCTGGTTGAGGGTGCTTGCCGCACTACGCTCACCAACCTGAAACTGGACTACTTGGATCTCTATCTCATTCACTGGCCGGTTGGATACAAAGAGGGATCAGAGCTGTTTCCGATGGGCCCCGATGGCAAGACGTTTGTGTTTTCCGATGCCGACTATGTCGATACCTGGCCCGAGATGGAGAAGCTGGTTGATGCTGGGCTGGTGCGCAACATTGGACTCTCAAACTTTAACACGAAACAAGTGCAGCGGGTGCTAGACATTGCGCGGATCGCTCCGGTCACCAATCAAATCGAGTGTCATCCATATCTGCACCAATCCAAGATCACGTCTTTCTGTGGCACGAACGGCTTGATCGTGACTGCGTACAGTCCACTCGGTTCACCCGCTCGACCCTGGGTAAAGGCAGATGATCCGGTGCTGATGGATGACGCGACGGTTGGCCAGCTGGCAAAGAAGTACGGAAAAACGACGGCCCAGATTCTGATTCGCTACCAGATTCAACTAGGACACGTGGTGATTCCGAAATCCGTCACCAAGGAGCGTATCGTTTCCAACTTTGATGTTTTCAGCTTCCAGTTAAATGAAACGGATATGCAGCAGCTAGCGGCTCTCGAGCGTAATGGGCGCATCTGTCCGGAATCGAGCGCTTACggccatcctcatcatccgttTGAGAAGGAGGAATAA